A genomic region of Streptosporangium lutulentum contains the following coding sequences:
- a CDS encoding DUF1684 domain-containing protein — translation MSALASARTIDSARTGWDAWRASRLASLVTPTGNLALVETRWQASGQDESIEDALSGRPDSVTATRLERRNIDTGEVERGIRLWDADAPSIRHFDTVEAFPFDPDWVIEATFTPVPGSRRIPFEHIRDNGGTRELVVPGDITFDLHGTAYSLSAFDDDGTLLLVFGDKTNGVSTYAAGRFLIVRREPGGDRVVLDFNRAFVPPCGFSVHYNCPLPPPQNRFHVAVDAGERLPVFLDGYEIH, via the coding sequence ATGTCCGCACTGGCTTCCGCGCGCACGATCGACTCCGCGCGTACCGGCTGGGACGCCTGGCGGGCGTCCCGGCTGGCCTCCCTCGTCACGCCCACGGGCAACCTCGCGCTCGTCGAGACCCGCTGGCAGGCGAGTGGCCAGGACGAGTCCATCGAGGACGCGCTGTCCGGCCGGCCGGACAGCGTGACGGCGACCAGGCTGGAGCGACGGAACATCGACACGGGCGAGGTGGAGCGCGGCATCCGCCTCTGGGACGCGGACGCGCCGTCGATCCGGCACTTCGACACCGTCGAGGCGTTCCCGTTCGACCCGGACTGGGTGATCGAGGCCACCTTCACCCCGGTGCCCGGGTCGCGCCGCATCCCGTTCGAGCACATCCGTGACAACGGCGGCACCCGTGAGCTCGTCGTTCCCGGCGACATCACCTTCGACCTGCACGGCACCGCCTACTCGCTGAGCGCGTTCGACGACGACGGAACGCTGCTCCTGGTCTTCGGTGACAAGACCAACGGCGTGAGCACCTACGCCGCCGGCCGGTTCCTGATCGTGCGGCGCGAGCCCGGCGGCGACCGGGTCGTGCTCGACTTCAACCGGGCCTTCGTCCCGCCGTGCGGATTCTCCGTCCACTACAACTGTCCGCTGCCGCCGCCGCAGAACCGCTTTCACGTCGCCGTCGACGCGGGCGAGAGGCTTCCGGTGTTCCTCGACGGCTACGAGATCCACTGA
- a CDS encoding endo-1,4-beta-xylanase has protein sequence MKRFLVVGATVLMLAGVLTAVPVSADQRHPTVAEQSLRTLAARHNLAIGTAIDMDALRDAASPQYRALAASQFSSVTAENVMKWEALEPTRGVYNWGPADELIDFARKNKQKVRGHVLVWQNQLPTWLTQGVNDGTISNTELRDILRKHITTVVKRFKGKIWQWDVVNEAVSDPWDSPSSIHLKGFWAQHLGPGYIADAFRWARAADPEALLFYNDYNIEAFSDRGPSDKTWYTYNMAKQLRASGVPIDGVGSQGHLATQYGNYDAFQALEVLDAFSDLGLATAFTEVDVRSLMTDGVRAGDANEINPRLQASAANYSVLLQACLANRRCLSYTVWGLTDKHSWVPSWFSNPPEGLATLYDESYLPKRAYNVVKADLAFAGPPYVLPRVSQKPRR, from the coding sequence ATGAAACGTTTCCTGGTCGTCGGTGCCACCGTGCTCATGCTGGCCGGCGTACTGACCGCCGTACCCGTTTCCGCGGACCAGCGGCATCCCACGGTCGCCGAGCAGAGTCTGCGCACGCTCGCCGCCCGCCACAACCTCGCCATCGGCACCGCGATCGACATGGACGCACTGCGCGACGCGGCCAGTCCCCAGTACCGTGCGCTCGCCGCGTCACAGTTCTCCAGTGTCACCGCGGAGAACGTCATGAAGTGGGAGGCGCTCGAACCCACCCGGGGCGTGTACAACTGGGGTCCGGCCGACGAATTGATCGACTTCGCCCGCAAGAACAAGCAGAAGGTCCGCGGTCACGTGCTGGTCTGGCAGAACCAGTTGCCGACCTGGCTCACCCAGGGCGTCAACGACGGGACGATCAGCAACACGGAACTCCGTGACATCCTGCGCAAGCACATCACCACCGTCGTCAAGCGCTTCAAGGGCAAGATCTGGCAGTGGGACGTCGTCAACGAGGCGGTCAGCGACCCGTGGGACAGCCCGTCGTCGATCCACCTGAAGGGCTTCTGGGCGCAGCACCTCGGCCCCGGCTACATCGCCGACGCCTTCCGCTGGGCCCGCGCCGCCGACCCTGAGGCCCTGTTGTTCTACAACGACTACAACATCGAGGCGTTCAGCGACCGCGGCCCCTCCGACAAGACCTGGTACACCTACAACATGGCCAAGCAGCTGCGCGCGAGCGGCGTCCCCATCGACGGCGTGGGCAGCCAGGGGCACCTTGCCACCCAGTACGGCAACTACGACGCCTTCCAGGCGCTCGAAGTGCTCGACGCCTTCTCCGATCTCGGGCTCGCCACGGCGTTCACCGAGGTGGACGTGCGCAGTCTGATGACCGACGGCGTGCGGGCAGGCGACGCCAACGAGATCAATCCCCGTCTCCAGGCGTCGGCGGCGAACTACAGCGTGCTCCTTCAGGCATGCCTGGCCAACCGGCGCTGCCTGTCCTACACCGTCTGGGGACTCACCGACAAGCACTCATGGGTGCCCAGCTGGTTCTCCAACCCCCCGGAGGGCCTGGCCACCCTGTACGACGAGTCCTACCTGCCCAAGCGCGCCTACAACGTCGTCAAGGCCGATCTGGCCTTCGCCGGACCGCCCTACGTCCTGCCGAGGGTCTCGCAGAAGCCCCGACGATGA
- a CDS encoding ATP-binding cassette domain-containing protein → MSLLDVTGLRVRSADGRELVSDVSFSIDAGTRLGLIGESGSGKSLTTLAIMGLLPAGMTVSGSIVLDVPGLPRTQIVGAAEGALNGLRGRAVTVVFQEPLTALDPLMRVGRQVAEPLGRRRGLRGSALRAAVLAALEEVRLTEPDRIARAYPHEISGGQRQRVAMAMALACEPALLIADEPTTALDVTVQAEVLALLDSLVSARGMALLFISHDLAVVSTVTDRVLVLKDGHAVEEGIVQDIVNAPRDPYTRSLVASARELDSALDRITR, encoded by the coding sequence ATGAGCCTGCTCGACGTCACGGGACTCCGGGTGCGTTCCGCGGACGGCCGCGAACTCGTCTCCGACGTGTCCTTCTCGATCGACGCGGGCACGAGGCTCGGACTGATCGGTGAGTCGGGTTCGGGCAAGTCGCTGACCACACTCGCGATCATGGGCCTGCTGCCGGCGGGGATGACCGTGTCCGGCAGCATCGTGCTGGACGTCCCGGGGCTGCCTCGGACCCAGATCGTCGGCGCGGCCGAGGGAGCCCTGAACGGGCTGCGCGGCCGGGCCGTGACCGTCGTCTTCCAGGAACCCCTGACGGCGCTCGACCCGCTCATGAGGGTCGGCCGCCAGGTCGCCGAGCCCCTCGGGCGAAGGCGCGGGCTGCGCGGCTCCGCTCTGCGCGCGGCCGTCCTCGCGGCGCTTGAGGAGGTCCGGCTCACGGAGCCGGACCGCATCGCGAGGGCGTATCCGCATGAGATCTCCGGCGGTCAGCGCCAGCGGGTCGCCATGGCCATGGCCCTCGCCTGCGAACCCGCGCTGCTGATCGCCGACGAACCCACCACGGCCCTTGACGTGACGGTCCAGGCGGAGGTGCTCGCGTTGCTGGACAGCCTGGTCTCCGCCCGGGGGATGGCCCTGCTGTTCATCAGCCACGATCTCGCGGTCGTCTCGACCGTCACCGACCGTGTCCTCGTCCTCAAGGACGGCCACGCCGTGGAGGAGGGGATCGTCCAGGACATCGTGAACGCCCCTCGGGACCCGTACACCCGCTCCCTGGTGGCCAGCGCCCGGGAGCTCGACAGCGCACTGGATCGGATCACACGATGA
- a CDS encoding ABC transporter ATP-binding protein: MIPPTPPTPPTPPTPPTPPTPAILEARQVGFAYRGAAPVLTDVSIAVTPGRGVALVGESGAGKTTLLRLLLGLTRPTSGQILFDGAELAPRDRGQMRAFRRTVQTVFQDPYSSLDPRQRVGRIIAEPLRSLGLMAEDRPDGSHAGRRFAGPGGARRSGSGDPRVDPRVAAALQVVGLPQDVARRYPHEFSGGQRQRIAIARAIVCEPRVLLADEPVSALDVSTRVRIVDLLAELGESHGLTVVMVSHDLAVVAMLCRHTAVLERGRIVEQGDTASVLGSPGHPYTRKLVDSVPRLPAGA, from the coding sequence ATGATTCCGCCGACCCCGCCGACCCCGCCGACCCCGCCGACCCCGCCGACCCCGCCGACCCCGGCCATTCTTGAGGCACGTCAGGTGGGTTTCGCCTACCGCGGCGCGGCTCCCGTCCTCACCGACGTCTCGATCGCCGTGACCCCGGGGCGCGGGGTCGCGCTGGTCGGCGAGTCAGGAGCGGGCAAGACCACGCTCCTGAGACTCCTGCTCGGCCTGACCCGGCCCACCAGCGGACAGATCCTTTTCGACGGCGCGGAGCTGGCGCCGCGGGACCGCGGGCAGATGCGCGCGTTCCGGCGCACCGTCCAGACCGTGTTCCAGGATCCGTACTCCTCGCTCGACCCGCGGCAGCGCGTGGGCAGGATCATCGCCGAACCTCTACGCTCCCTCGGCCTGATGGCGGAGGACCGGCCGGACGGCTCGCATGCGGGCCGGCGTTTCGCGGGACCCGGCGGGGCTCGCCGGTCCGGGTCGGGCGACCCGCGGGTCGACCCCCGTGTCGCCGCCGCGCTGCAGGTCGTCGGGTTGCCACAGGACGTCGCGCGCCGTTACCCGCACGAGTTCTCCGGCGGGCAGCGTCAGCGCATCGCCATCGCGCGTGCCATCGTGTGCGAGCCCCGGGTGCTGCTCGCGGACGAGCCCGTCAGCGCGCTGGACGTCTCGACCCGGGTGCGCATCGTCGATCTGCTGGCCGAGCTGGGGGAGAGTCATGGGCTGACCGTCGTGATGGTGTCGCACGACCTCGCCGTGGTCGCGATGTTGTGCCGGCATACGGCGGTGCTCGAACGGGGCCGCATCGTGGAGCAGGGCGACACCGCCTCGGTGCTCGGCTCTCCCGGCCACCCCTATACGCGCAAGCTGGTCGACAGCGTGCCGAGGCTTCCAGCCGGGGCTTAG
- a CDS encoding ABC transporter permease, with product MSAVIETGALRAPARPRRSTTLVIGCVLVGAIVAVAVVSLFWVPYDPADTSGDRLMPPGLPHLFGTDKLGRDLLTQLMIGARIALTVGIGSVALGGVLGVAGGLAAGFATRWLDDTISALLDILIAFPTLLLAMLVVAVRDASLGSAILAIGLAMSAIVARLTRVLVKRVLSEDFITASRTSGTSWPRVVTGHILPNIWPTLLVNLALQLGLAVLAEASLSYLGLGPPPPNASWGSMLQAAQATVLTSPVGAIAPGVLLVMLVIGVNLIADGLRDVADPTQRRAR from the coding sequence ATGAGCGCCGTGATCGAAACCGGAGCCCTCCGCGCCCCGGCGCGCCCGCGCCGGTCCACGACCCTGGTGATCGGCTGCGTGCTCGTCGGAGCGATCGTCGCCGTCGCGGTCGTCTCTCTCTTCTGGGTTCCGTACGACCCGGCCGACACCTCGGGTGACCGGCTCATGCCCCCCGGCCTGCCCCACCTGTTCGGCACGGACAAACTCGGCAGGGACCTGCTCACCCAGCTGATGATCGGCGCGCGGATCGCCCTGACGGTCGGGATCGGGTCGGTCGCGCTCGGCGGCGTCCTCGGAGTCGCGGGCGGCCTGGCCGCGGGCTTCGCCACCCGGTGGCTCGACGACACGATCTCGGCCCTGCTCGACATCCTCATCGCCTTCCCCACCCTGCTGCTGGCCATGCTCGTGGTCGCCGTACGGGACGCCTCTCTCGGCTCGGCCATCCTGGCGATCGGGCTGGCGATGTCCGCGATCGTGGCCCGGCTGACCCGGGTGCTCGTCAAACGCGTGCTGTCGGAGGACTTCATCACGGCCTCGCGCACCTCGGGAACCTCCTGGCCGCGCGTGGTGACCGGACACATCCTGCCGAACATCTGGCCGACGCTCCTGGTCAACCTCGCGCTGCAGCTCGGTCTCGCCGTACTGGCCGAGGCGTCCCTGTCCTATCTCGGGCTGGGCCCTCCACCGCCGAACGCGTCCTGGGGAAGCATGCTGCAGGCGGCTCAGGCGACCGTGCTCACGTCACCGGTCGGCGCCATCGCTCCCGGTGTGCTCCTGGTCATGCTCGTCATCGGCGTGAACCTGATCGCCGACGGCCTCAGGGACGTGGCCGACCCGACCCAGAGGAGAGCGCGATGA
- a CDS encoding ABC transporter permease has protein sequence MAVYLLRRVVFLVVSLFLASVLLFLLLRLLPGDPANSLLSIGATPEQLAAARHQVGSDLPLPEQFVSWLGRLMTLDLGTSFVSTLPVGPEIASRLAVTVPLTLLSFLLAVVVALPVGFVAAYRSGTWYGSLLGGLSQLGIAVPAFWVGMLLITVFSLRLRVLPAGGFPRDDWADPADALTSLALPVVTIALVMSASLIRYVRSATLDVLGSDYLRTFRALGSSFTGAMWRHGLRNAAVPVVSILGIELATTFLGAVVVESVFALPGLGSMLIKGIAQHDYPVIQGVLFVSTLGVLVIGFLADLAQRIMDSRLRGTVSGNAR, from the coding sequence ATGGCCGTCTACCTGCTGCGGCGAGTGGTCTTCCTCGTCGTCTCGCTGTTCCTGGCCAGCGTGCTGCTGTTCCTCCTGCTGCGCCTGCTGCCCGGTGACCCCGCCAACTCGCTGCTGTCGATCGGGGCCACCCCGGAGCAGCTCGCGGCCGCCCGCCACCAGGTCGGGTCGGATCTCCCGTTGCCGGAGCAGTTCGTCTCCTGGCTTGGCCGGCTGATGACCCTCGACCTGGGCACCTCCTTCGTCAGCACCCTCCCGGTCGGCCCGGAGATCGCCTCGCGACTGGCCGTCACCGTTCCCCTCACCCTGCTGTCCTTTCTCCTGGCGGTCGTCGTGGCCCTGCCGGTCGGCTTCGTCGCGGCCTATCGCTCCGGCACCTGGTACGGCTCGCTGCTCGGCGGGCTGTCCCAGCTGGGGATCGCGGTGCCGGCCTTCTGGGTGGGGATGCTTCTGATCACGGTGTTCTCGCTCCGGCTCCGGGTACTGCCGGCCGGAGGGTTCCCGCGGGACGACTGGGCCGACCCGGCCGACGCGCTGACCTCACTGGCCCTGCCCGTCGTCACGATCGCCCTCGTCATGTCCGCGTCGCTCATCCGCTACGTCCGCTCCGCCACGCTGGACGTGCTCGGCAGCGACTACCTGCGGACGTTCAGGGCGCTCGGATCCTCCTTCACCGGGGCGATGTGGCGTCACGGCCTGCGCAACGCGGCGGTTCCCGTCGTCTCGATCCTCGGGATCGAGCTCGCCACCACCTTTCTCGGCGCCGTCGTGGTCGAGAGCGTGTTCGCCCTTCCGGGGCTCGGCAGCATGCTCATCAAGGGGATCGCGCAGCATGACTATCCGGTCATCCAGGGCGTCCTGTTCGTCAGCACCCTGGGGGTTCTGGTGATCGGGTTCCTCGCCGACCTCGCCCAGCGGATCATGGACTCGCGGCTGCGCGGCACCGTCTCCGGGAACGCGCGATGA
- a CDS encoding ABC transporter substrate-binding protein, with protein MKSKMASLVGATLMVALTLTACGSGSGSGNASSAGSESTSPTGSYDPNATIEIGSLYEPQNLDNTGGGGQGVTEAFNGNVYEGLFRLGDDGKVENLLAKDYKVSPDGLTYTFTLRDGVTFHSGDPLTSADVKYSIEKVLAKDSQSARKSSFAGVKSITTPDDSTVTVKLATKSISFVYNLSYVWIINDQAKNLTTSEDGTGPYKLGTWKRGSSLSLDLFAGYWGTPPTNKGVVFHYFTEATALNNALLTNAVDIVTSEQSPDALAQFSGNEDYKVNNGHSTTKLLLAFNDRVKPFDNALVRKAVTSAIDNRKLLTSIWGDYGTLIGSMVPPTDPWYEDLTTVNPYDVELAKKQLSEAGYANGFGFTLDTPNYDPHPTAATFIKSELAKVGITVTINVITADEWYTKVFKDHDFAATLQEHVNDRDVVWYGNPDFYWGYDNPEVTKLVNQAEQSDTTDEQAALLKKANQQIAADAASDWLYLYPQIVVASSSLSGYPLNGLNSQFYAYTIKKS; from the coding sequence GTGAAAAGCAAGATGGCGTCGCTCGTCGGCGCCACCCTCATGGTCGCGCTGACCCTCACCGCCTGCGGCTCCGGCTCCGGCTCCGGCAACGCCTCGTCGGCCGGTTCGGAGAGCACGTCGCCGACCGGCTCGTACGATCCGAACGCGACGATCGAGATCGGCTCGCTCTACGAACCCCAGAACCTCGACAACACGGGCGGCGGCGGGCAGGGGGTGACCGAGGCGTTCAACGGGAACGTCTACGAAGGCTTGTTCAGGCTCGGCGACGACGGCAAGGTCGAGAACCTGCTCGCCAAGGACTACAAGGTCAGCCCCGACGGCCTCACCTACACGTTCACGCTGCGGGACGGTGTCACGTTCCACTCGGGTGACCCCCTCACCTCCGCCGACGTGAAGTACAGCATCGAGAAGGTCCTCGCCAAGGACTCGCAGTCCGCCCGTAAGAGCAGTTTCGCCGGGGTCAAGAGCATCACGACTCCCGACGACAGCACGGTGACCGTGAAACTGGCCACCAAGTCGATCTCGTTCGTCTACAACCTCAGCTACGTGTGGATCATCAACGACCAGGCGAAGAACCTCACGACCTCGGAAGACGGCACGGGTCCCTACAAACTCGGGACGTGGAAGCGGGGCTCCTCGCTGAGCCTGGACCTGTTCGCGGGCTACTGGGGCACGCCCCCGACGAACAAGGGGGTGGTCTTCCACTACTTCACGGAGGCGACCGCCCTCAACAACGCGCTGCTGACCAACGCCGTCGACATCGTGACCAGCGAGCAGAGCCCGGACGCCCTGGCCCAGTTCAGCGGCAACGAGGATTACAAGGTCAACAACGGTCATTCGACGACCAAGCTCCTTCTGGCCTTCAACGACAGGGTGAAGCCTTTCGACAACGCCCTCGTCCGCAAGGCCGTCACCTCCGCGATCGACAACCGCAAGCTGCTCACCTCGATCTGGGGCGACTACGGAACCCTGATCGGTTCGATGGTCCCGCCGACCGACCCGTGGTACGAGGACCTGACCACGGTGAACCCCTACGACGTGGAACTGGCCAAGAAGCAGCTGTCGGAGGCCGGTTACGCCAATGGGTTCGGCTTCACGCTCGACACCCCGAACTACGACCCGCATCCCACGGCGGCCACGTTCATCAAGAGCGAGCTGGCCAAGGTCGGCATCACCGTCACGATCAACGTCATCACCGCGGACGAGTGGTACACCAAGGTTTTCAAGGACCACGACTTCGCCGCGACGCTCCAGGAGCACGTCAACGACCGCGACGTCGTCTGGTACGGCAATCCCGACTTCTACTGGGGATACGACAACCCTGAGGTCACCAAGCTGGTGAACCAGGCGGAGCAGTCGGACACGACCGACGAGCAGGCGGCTCTGCTCAAGAAGGCCAACCAGCAGATCGCCGCGGACGCCGCCAGTGACTGGCTCTACCTCTATCCGCAGATCGTCGTGGCGTCGTCGTCGCTGTCGGGTTATCCCCTCAACGGCCTGAACTCGCAGTTCTACGCCTACACCATCAAGAAGAGCTGA